A genomic region of Sneathia sanguinegens contains the following coding sequences:
- the rimP gene encoding ribosome maturation factor RimP, with product MKDLENKLEELLKQVDVRLIDCEYVVENQNNYFRVYIQAENGETNLELCENISKLIEKTCDEYIKDKYYLEVSTPGLERRLKVEKDFLEHIGELINIKTKNNIYSKKDFTGILKKFENDIVSLDEYEIPLSKIKTAKTVFDVKKFMEMEEKLNES from the coding sequence TTGAAAGACTTAGAGAACAAATTAGAAGAACTTTTAAAACAAGTGGATGTAAGACTTATTGATTGTGAATATGTAGTTGAAAATCAAAATAACTATTTTCGTGTATATATTCAAGCAGAAAATGGAGAAACAAATTTGGAATTATGTGAAAATATCAGTAAGCTTATTGAAAAAACTTGTGATGAATATATTAAAGATAAGTATTATTTAGAAGTATCAACACCTGGTTTGGAAAGAAGATTAAAGGTAGAAAAAGATTTTCTTGAACATATAGGAGAATTGATTAATATTAAGACTAAAAATAATATATATTCAAAAAAAGATTTTACAGGTATTTTGAAAAAGTTTGAGAATGATATTGTTAGCTTAGATGAATATGAAATACCACTATCTAAGATTAAAACAGCAAAAACTGTTTTTGATGTAAAAAAATTTATGGAAATGGAGGAAAAATTAAATGAAAGCTAA
- a CDS encoding ABC transporter ATP-binding protein → MKEYYKRKFSLTDEGAKKVTKSTMLSFIVYVINMLPAIVLIIFAREILEGVIKTKSFYVIIAIISLILLNVFLNIEYEKLYNATYSESANLRIKIAEQLSELPLSYFSKNNLSDISQTIMSDISAIEHAISHSIPKLYGMAIFFPIISILMLIGNVKMGLAVIIPTILSFIFIFLSKKYQVLLNKKNFDILRRNSESFQENIEMQLEIKSLNIVEKMKNILYNNMEEGERAHIKSEFNMILIIVISQIFSFVGIAVVILVGINLIIKGEINTVYLISYLLCAIKIKDAIDSSKEGIMELYHLTPMINRIKEIMTQKLQKGVKTELNNYDIELKNVYFSYDKESPVLENISFKANQGEVTAIVGESGSGKTSILRLISRLYDYNTGEILIDGKDIKGISTKSLFEKISVVFQDVTLFNTSIMENIRIGKQDATEDEVKLAAKLANCNEFIEKLPKGYETIIGENGLELSGGQRQRLSIARAFLKDAPILILDEISANLDVDNEKKIQESLNRLIKNKTVIIISHRMKSIENVDKIVVIDKGKVESIGTHKELLEKSKVYRTLIEKSKMTEEFVY, encoded by the coding sequence ATGAAGGAGTATTATAAGAGAAAATTTTCTCTTACAGATGAAGGAGCAAAAAAAGTAACAAAATCTACTATGCTTTCATTTATTGTGTATGTAATTAATATGTTACCTGCAATAGTACTTATAATTTTTGCAAGAGAAATACTAGAAGGAGTAATTAAAACAAAAAGTTTTTATGTAATAATAGCTATAATTTCACTTATTCTATTAAATGTTTTTCTTAATATTGAGTATGAAAAATTATATAATGCAACTTATAGTGAAAGTGCAAATTTAAGAATAAAGATAGCAGAACAGTTATCAGAATTACCCTTATCATATTTTTCAAAAAATAATCTTTCTGACATTTCACAAACTATAATGTCAGATATTAGTGCAATAGAACATGCTATAAGTCACTCAATTCCAAAGTTATATGGAATGGCAATATTTTTCCCAATAATTTCAATTTTAATGTTAATTGGAAATGTTAAAATGGGCTTGGCTGTAATAATACCGACAATATTAAGTTTTATCTTTATTTTCTTATCAAAAAAGTATCAAGTCTTATTAAATAAGAAAAACTTTGATATATTAAGAAGAAATTCAGAAAGTTTTCAAGAAAATATTGAAATGCAATTGGAAATAAAGAGTCTTAATATTGTAGAAAAGATGAAAAATATACTTTATAATAATATGGAAGAAGGAGAAAGAGCACATATAAAATCTGAATTTAACATGATTTTAATTATAGTAATTTCACAAATATTTAGTTTTGTGGGTATAGCTGTTGTTATACTCGTAGGAATAAACTTGATTATTAAAGGAGAAATTAATACTGTTTACCTTATTTCTTATCTATTATGTGCAATAAAAATTAAAGATGCAATAGATTCTTCAAAAGAAGGAATTATGGAGTTATATCATCTTACACCAATGATAAATAGAATAAAAGAAATAATGACACAAAAGTTACAAAAAGGTGTCAAAACAGAGCTAAATAACTATGATATTGAATTGAAAAATGTGTATTTTTCATATGATAAGGAAAGTCCAGTATTAGAAAATATAAGCTTTAAAGCTAATCAAGGAGAAGTAACAGCTATTGTAGGAGAATCTGGTAGTGGAAAAACTAGTATTTTAAGATTAATATCAAGACTTTATGATTATAATACTGGAGAAATTTTAATAGATGGTAAAGATATAAAGGGTATATCAACTAAGTCATTATTTGAAAAAATTTCTGTAGTCTTTCAAGATGTTACTCTATTTAATACAAGTATTATGGAAAATATTCGTATAGGAAAACAAGATGCAACAGAGGATGAAGTAAAATTAGCGGCAAAATTAGCTAATTGTAATGAATTTATTGAAAAACTTCCTAAGGGTTATGAAACTATAATAGGTGAAAATGGCTTAGAATTATCAGGGGGTCAAAGACAAAGATTATCTATTGCGAGAGCATTTTTAAAAGATGCCCCCATACTTATTTTAGATGAAATTTCAGCGAATCTTGATGTAGATAATGAGAAAAAAATACAAGAAAGCCTTAATAGGTTAATAAAGAATAAGACAGTTATTATCATTTCACATAGAATGAAATCTATAGAAAATGTTGATAAAATTGTAGTTATCGATAAAGGTAAGGTTGAAAGTATAGGAACACATAAAGAACTTCTTGAAAAATCAAAGGTTTATAGAACTTTAATTGAAAAAAGTAAAATGACGGAAGAATTTGTATATTAA